The DNA segment CCAATGGAGAGACCACAACAACCACCATTCGGATTTGGAATGAAACTGTTTCCAACTTGACCCTCATGGCTCTGGGCTCCTCTGCTCCTGAGATCCTCTTGTCTCTGATAGAAGTGTGTGGGCATGGATTCATAGCTGGAGACCTGGGGCCATCTACAATTGTTGGCAGCGCTGCTTTCAATATGTTTATCATCATTGCCATCTGTGTTTATGTGATCCCTGATGGGGAAACCAGGAAGATAAAACACCTGAGGGTTTTCTTTGTCACAGCTGCATGGAGCATCTTTGCTTACATCTGGTTGTACATGATCCTTGCTGTCTTCTCTCCAGGTGTGGTTCAGGTTTGGGAAGGCCTGCTCACGCTATTCTTCTTTCCGCTTTGTGTTGTTCTGGCCTGGATAGCAGATAGACGTCTGCTTTTCTATAAGTATATGCACAAAAAGTACCGTACTGATAAGCACAGGGGCATTATCATAGAATCAGAAGGTGATCACCCTAAGGGAATTGAGATGGATGGCAAGATGATGAACTCTCACTTTCTAGATGGGAACTTAGTGACTGTGGAGGGGAAGGAGGTAGATGAATCTCGCAAAGAGATGATCCGAATCCTAAAGGACCTGAAGCAAAAGCACCCAGAAAAGGACTTGGACCAGCTGGTGGAGATGGCCAACTACTATGCCTTGTCTCACCAGCAGAAGAGCAGAGCTTTTTATCGTATTCAAGCAACCAGAATGATGACGGGAGCTGGCAATATTCTGAAAAAGCACGCAGCTGAGCAAGCCAAGAGAACCACTAGCTTGCATGAGGTACGGCCAGAAGAACCTGAGGAATTCATctccaaaatttattttgatcCATGCTCCTACCAGTGTCTTGAGAACTGTGGTGCCGTTCTCCTGACAGTGGTGCGGAAAGGAGGGGACATGTCCAAGACCATCTATGTGGACTATAAAACAGAGGATGGCTCTGCCAATGCTGGTGCTGACTATGAGTTCACAGAGGGGACTGTTGTCTTGAAATCTGGGGAGACCCAGAAGGAGTTCTCGGTGGGAATTATTGATGATGACATATTTGAGGAAGATGAGCATTTCTTTGTGCGGCTCAGTAATCTCCGTGTGGTGGAGAGTGAGGAACCTCCAGAGCTCAGTAACTCCCCTTACCCAAAGGCCATGTTGGCTTCTCCTTGTGTGGCCACAGTGACTATCCTGGATGATGACCACGCTGGCATCTTCACATTTGAGTGTGACATTATACATGTCAGTGAGAGCATTGGTGTGATGGAAGTCAAAGTCCTAAGGACATCAGGTGCACGGGGTACAGTCATAGTGCCATTTAGGACAGTAGAAGGGACAGCGAAGGGAGGTGGAGAAGACTTTGAAGACACTTACGGGGAGTTGGAGTTCAAGAATGATGAAACTGTGTAAGTACCCCATTAATTTCTGTTCTCGGGTCTAGTTATGGTATTTAACCCCACATTCTGAGTCCATTACAGGTGAATGCTGACAAGGGACAGGCTTCTTTCTTCAGCTTTCTATCAGTTTCCCTGCTCACCTCTATCAGGCAAGAGCCGACAGCAGGATTTAAGAGCTCAAAGCTCTTGTCCCTTCCCTCTTGGGAATGACAAATTGAGGCTTAGAAATACTAGGGACCAGGGGATAGGAACAAAATACATCATTCTCTGAGGTCCTGTAATAAAGCTAAGGGTTAATGGAGAGTTGAAgtagagggagaaggaaaaaaatgaggttttTCTTGGCTGGGCAAATACGGGGAAAGCCTCTTTTGGAACACCAAACATAGGGAACACAGGACTTTATTGCAATCCCTAGATTAAAGGTTCATAACAATTATTCCCAGGCATGCAAGAGCTGTTCAGTAGTCctggggttttattttcacATGAGCAATACTTCATAACTGCATCCCTAGGCTTGCCTGTGCAACTGGCAGGCCTGTGTGGCAGCTaattcccagcacaggcagagctgcaaagcTATTCTGCTGACCCTGAAATCCCTGCAGTCTTTATGACTCTATGGTCTACCTGTATTTCCCAAATCACCTTCTCTATAATCGCTCTATGTCTGTTCATTTGCTACCTGTGGTTTTCCCCTTTATAAAATACTGTGGCAAATGGCAATTATGGTCTAAAGTATTGCAGATCACAGCCTGCCCGTGTGGCTCCATGACCCAGTGTTTTCATACAGAATAAAGAAGGGAAGCAGCACCCATCTTGttaattcagctttttttttattgcatacTAAGTAGCTGATGCTAAGCTAGGAAGTGATAAAGACCAGAGAGGCGATAATGTCTAATTGCTCTAAGTACCTGTTGTTAACAGTAGTGAGGAATGAGAAAAATCCCTTAGTTGAGCAGGGAGAAGGACAGAGGTGTGAGCCTGGTGTTAAAACTCCTAAGTGCCTAGTTCCTTTTGTTAAAACCTAGTCACTTGACCTATCACGAGAAGAATTGTGCAGGCTTGTATTTGACAtcagagaaaggaaatatttgtaCCAAACCTCCCAATACAGTGCCCAGAAGgatattaatatattaaattatttgaagtaGGGATGTCCTAATTTGATAGGCCCTTCTGTTTTAGCCCACTAAACCATTTAAATCAGCTAATAGCCACAGTCTTGATGCTTGATTATATGTTCTTCCTGGTAGAGGAAGAGAAGCTCCTGTTGGTTGGCTTCAGCCA comes from the Taeniopygia guttata chromosome 5, bTaeGut7.mat, whole genome shotgun sequence genome and includes:
- the SLC8A3 gene encoding sodium/calcium exchanger 3 isoform X5 translates to MAWLNLQPVTSAFLHFGLVTFVLFLHGLQVDAGLTGDSTSTVQNSSCSGSFDCKEGVILPIWYPENPSLGDKIARVIVYFVALIYMFLGVSIIADRFMASIEVITSQEKEITIKKPNGETTTTTIRIWNETVSNLTLMALGSSAPEILLSLIEVCGHGFIAGDLGPSTIVGSAAFNMFIIIAICVYVIPDGETRKIKHLRVFFVTAAWSIFAYIWLYMILAVFSPGVVQVWEGLLTLFFFPLCVVLAWIADRRLLFYKYMHKKYRTDKHRGIIIESEGDHPKGIEMDGKMMNSHFLDGNLVTVEGKEVDESRKEMIRILKDLKQKHPEKDLDQLVEMANYYALSHQQKSRAFYRIQATRMMTGAGNILKKHAAEQAKRTTSLHEVRPEEPEEFISKIYFDPCSYQCLENCGAVLLTVVRKGGDMSKTIYVDYKTEDGSANAGADYEFTEGTVVLKSGETQKEFSVGIIDDDIFEEDEHFFVRLSNLRVVESEEPPELSNSPYPKAMLASPCVATVTILDDDHAGIFTFECDIIHVSESIGVMEVKVLRTSGARGTVIVPFRTVEGTAKGGGEDFEDTYGELEFKNDETVKTIRVKIVDEEEYERQENFFIALGEPQWMERGISEVAERKMTVEEEEAKRIAEMGKPILGEHPKLEVIIEESYEFKSTVDKLIRKTNLALVVGTHSWRDQFMEAITVSAAGDEDEDESGEERLPSCFDYVMHFLTVFWKVLFACVPPTEYCNGWACFVVSILIIGMLTAVIGDLASHFGCTIGLKDSVTAVVFVAFGTSVPDTFASKAAAIQDMYADASITNVTGSNAVNVFLGIGLAWSVAAIYWASQGQEFQVSAGTLAFSVTLFTIFAFICISVLLYRRRPHLGGELGGPRGCKVATTLLFVSLWLLYILFATLEAYCYIKGF
- the SLC8A3 gene encoding sodium/calcium exchanger 3 isoform X3 encodes the protein MAWLNLQPVTSAFLHFGLVTFVLFLHGLQVDAGLTGDSTSTVQNSSCSGSFDCKEGVILPIWYPENPSLGDKIARVIVYFVALIYMFLGVSIIADRFMASIEVITSQEKEITIKKPNGETTTTTIRIWNETVSNLTLMALGSSAPEILLSLIEVCGHGFIAGDLGPSTIVGSAAFNMFIIIAICVYVIPDGETRKIKHLRVFFVTAAWSIFAYIWLYMILAVFSPGVVQVWEGLLTLFFFPLCVVLAWIADRRLLFYKYMHKKYRTDKHRGIIIESEGDHPKGIEMDGKMMNSHFLDGNLVTVEGKEVDESRKEMIRILKDLKQKHPEKDLDQLVEMANYYALSHQQKSRAFYRIQATRMMTGAGNILKKHAAEQAKRTTSLHEVRPEEPEEFISKIYFDPCSYQCLENCGAVLLTVVRKGGDMSKTIYVDYKTEDGSANAGADYEFTEGTVVLKSGETQKEFSVGIIDDDIFEEDEHFFVRLSNLRVVESEEPPELSNSPYPKAMLASPCVATVTILDDDHAGIFTFECDIIHVSESIGVMEVKVLRTSGARGTVIVPFRTVEGTAKGGGEDFEDTYGELEFKNDETVKTVHIKVIDDEEYEKTKNFFIELMSPRMVDMSLQKALLLTQEVAERKMTVEEEEAKRIAEMGKPILGEHPKLEVIIEESYEFKSTVDKLIRKTNLALVVGTHSWRDQFMEAITVSAGDEDEDESGEERLPSCFDYVMHFLTVFWKVLFACVPPTEYCNGWACFVVSILIIGMLTAVIGDLASHFGCTIGLKDSVTAVVFVAFGTSVPDTFASKAAAIQDMYADASITNVTGSNAVNVFLGIGLAWSVAAIYWASQGQEFQVSAGTLAFSVTLFTIFAFICISVLLYRRRPHLGGELGGPRGCKVATTLLFVSLWLLYILFATLEAYCYIKGF
- the SLC8A3 gene encoding sodium/calcium exchanger 3 isoform X1: MAWLNLQPVTSAFLHFGLVTFVLFLHGLQVDAGLTGDSTSTVQNSSCSGSFDCKEGVILPIWYPENPSLGDKIARVIVYFVALIYMFLGVSIIADRFMASIEVITSQEKEITIKKPNGETTTTTIRIWNETVSNLTLMALGSSAPEILLSLIEVCGHGFIAGDLGPSTIVGSAAFNMFIIIAICVYVIPDGETRKIKHLRVFFVTAAWSIFAYIWLYMILAVFSPGVVQVWEGLLTLFFFPLCVVLAWIADRRLLFYKYMHKKYRTDKHRGIIIESEGDHPKGIEMDGKMMNSHFLDGNLVTVEGKEVDESRKEMIRILKDLKQKHPEKDLDQLVEMANYYALSHQQKSRAFYRIQATRMMTGAGNILKKHAAEQAKRTTSLHEVRPEEPEEFISKIYFDPCSYQCLENCGAVLLTVVRKGGDMSKTIYVDYKTEDGSANAGADYEFTEGTVVLKSGETQKEFSVGIIDDDIFEEDEHFFVRLSNLRVVESEEPPELSNSPYPKAMLASPCVATVTILDDDHAGIFTFECDIIHVSESIGVMEVKVLRTSGARGTVIVPFRTVEGTAKGGGEDFEDTYGELEFKNDETVKTVHIKVIDDEEYEKTKNFFIELMSPRMVDMSLQKALLLTQEVAERKMTVEEEEAKRIAEMGKPILGEHPKLEVIIEESYEFKSTVDKLIRKTNLALVVGTHSWRDQFMEAITVSAAGDEDEDESGEERLPSCFDYVMHFLTVFWKVLFACVPPTEYCNGWACFVVSILIIGMLTAVIGDLASHFGCTIGLKDSVTAVVFVAFGTSVPDTFASKAAAIQDMYADASITNVTGSNAVNVFLGIGLAWSVAAIYWASQGQEFQVSAGTLAFSVTLFTIFAFICISVLLYRRRPHLGGELGGPRGCKVATTLLFVSLWLLYILFATLEAYCYIKGF
- the SLC8A3 gene encoding sodium/calcium exchanger 3 isoform X4; the encoded protein is MAWLNLQPVTSAFLHFGLVTFVLFLHGLQVDAGLTGDSTSTVQNSSCSGSFDCKEGVILPIWYPENPSLGDKIARVIVYFVALIYMFLGVSIIADRFMASIEVITSQEKEITIKKPNGETTTTTIRIWNETVSNLTLMALGSSAPEILLSLIEVCGHGFIAGDLGPSTIVGSAAFNMFIIIAICVYVIPDGETRKIKHLRVFFVTAAWSIFAYIWLYMILAVFSPGVVQVWEGLLTLFFFPLCVVLAWIADRRLLFYKYMHKKYRTDKHRGIIIESEGDHPKGIEMDGKMMNSHFLDGNLVTVEGKEVDESRKEMIRILKDLKQKHPEKDLDQLVEMANYYALSHQQKSRAFYRIQATRMMTGAGNILKKHAAEQAKRTTSLHEVRPEEPEEFISKIYFDPCSYQCLENCGAVLLTVVRKGGDMSKTIYVDYKTEDGSANAGADYEFTEGTVVLKSGETQKEFSVGIIDDDIFEEDEHFFVRLSNLRVVESEEPPELSNSPYPKAMLASPCVATVTILDDDHAGIFTFECDIIHVSESIGVMEVKVLRTSGARGTVIVPFRTVEGTAKGGGEDFEDTYGELEFKNDETVKTIRVKIVDEEEYERQENFFIALGEPQWMERGISALLLTQEVAERKMTVEEEEAKRIAEMGKPILGEHPKLEVIIEESYEFKSTVDKLIRKTNLALVVGTHSWRDQFMEAITVSAGDEDEDESGEERLPSCFDYVMHFLTVFWKVLFACVPPTEYCNGWACFVVSILIIGMLTAVIGDLASHFGCTIGLKDSVTAVVFVAFGTSVPDTFASKAAAIQDMYADASITNVTGSNAVNVFLGIGLAWSVAAIYWASQGQEFQVSAGTLAFSVTLFTIFAFICISVLLYRRRPHLGGELGGPRGCKVATTLLFVSLWLLYILFATLEAYCYIKGF
- the SLC8A3 gene encoding sodium/calcium exchanger 3 isoform X2, which encodes MAWLNLQPVTSAFLHFGLVTFVLFLHGLQVDAGLTGDSTSTVQNSSCSGSFDCKEGVILPIWYPENPSLGDKIARVIVYFVALIYMFLGVSIIADRFMASIEVITSQEKEITIKKPNGETTTTTIRIWNETVSNLTLMALGSSAPEILLSLIEVCGHGFIAGDLGPSTIVGSAAFNMFIIIAICVYVIPDGETRKIKHLRVFFVTAAWSIFAYIWLYMILAVFSPGVVQVWEGLLTLFFFPLCVVLAWIADRRLLFYKYMHKKYRTDKHRGIIIESEGDHPKGIEMDGKMMNSHFLDGNLVTVEGKEVDESRKEMIRILKDLKQKHPEKDLDQLVEMANYYALSHQQKSRAFYRIQATRMMTGAGNILKKHAAEQAKRTTSLHEVRPEEPEEFISKIYFDPCSYQCLENCGAVLLTVVRKGGDMSKTIYVDYKTEDGSANAGADYEFTEGTVVLKSGETQKEFSVGIIDDDIFEEDEHFFVRLSNLRVVESEEPPELSNSPYPKAMLASPCVATVTILDDDHAGIFTFECDIIHVSESIGVMEVKVLRTSGARGTVIVPFRTVEGTAKGGGEDFEDTYGELEFKNDETVKTIRVKIVDEEEYERQENFFIALGEPQWMERGISALLLTQEVAERKMTVEEEEAKRIAEMGKPILGEHPKLEVIIEESYEFKSTVDKLIRKTNLALVVGTHSWRDQFMEAITVSAAGDEDEDESGEERLPSCFDYVMHFLTVFWKVLFACVPPTEYCNGWACFVVSILIIGMLTAVIGDLASHFGCTIGLKDSVTAVVFVAFGTSVPDTFASKAAAIQDMYADASITNVTGSNAVNVFLGIGLAWSVAAIYWASQGQEFQVSAGTLAFSVTLFTIFAFICISVLLYRRRPHLGGELGGPRGCKVATTLLFVSLWLLYILFATLEAYCYIKGF
- the SLC8A3 gene encoding sodium/calcium exchanger 3 isoform X6 — encoded protein: MFLGVSIIADRFMASIEVITSQEKEITIKKPNGETTTTTIRIWNETVSNLTLMALGSSAPEILLSLIEVCGHGFIAGDLGPSTIVGSAAFNMFIIIAICVYVIPDGETRKIKHLRVFFVTAAWSIFAYIWLYMILAVFSPGVVQVWEGLLTLFFFPLCVVLAWIADRRLLFYKYMHKKYRTDKHRGIIIESEGDHPKGIEMDGKMMNSHFLDGNLVTVEGKEVDESRKEMIRILKDLKQKHPEKDLDQLVEMANYYALSHQQKSRAFYRIQATRMMTGAGNILKKHAAEQAKRTTSLHEVRPEEPEEFISKIYFDPCSYQCLENCGAVLLTVVRKGGDMSKTIYVDYKTEDGSANAGADYEFTEGTVVLKSGETQKEFSVGIIDDDIFEEDEHFFVRLSNLRVVESEEPPELSNSPYPKAMLASPCVATVTILDDDHAGIFTFECDIIHVSESIGVMEVKVLRTSGARGTVIVPFRTVEGTAKGGGEDFEDTYGELEFKNDETVKTVHIKVIDDEEYEKTKNFFIELMSPRMVDMSLQKALLLTQEVAERKMTVEEEEAKRIAEMGKPILGEHPKLEVIIEESYEFKSTVDKLIRKTNLALVVGTHSWRDQFMEAITVSAAGDEDEDESGEERLPSCFDYVMHFLTVFWKVLFACVPPTEYCNGWACFVVSILIIGMLTAVIGDLASHFGCTIGLKDSVTAVVFVAFGTSVPDTFASKAAAIQDMYADASITNVTGSNAVNVFLGIGLAWSVAAIYWASQGQEFQVSAGTLAFSVTLFTIFAFICISVLLYRRRPHLGGELGGPRGCKVATTLLFVSLWLLYILFATLEAYCYIKGF